A DNA window from Paraburkholderia sp. IMGN_8 contains the following coding sequences:
- a CDS encoding carbohydrate porin — protein MKFAQSNGSAAHARSLRDADPYGRAVRRSRLPSMRRAALCTAFAWASLTAGAAMAEANPDAAPEAPEADLNIQATQTSQWTGFWNRQTMLGDMGGLRPWLGKYGVTFALTETSELLGNVRGGLDRGVAYDGLTTATVQVDTQKAFGLPGGQFNVSALQIHGRNLSSDKLGTLNTASGIEAQDTTRLWELWYQQSFLNKRVDVKIGQQSIDQEFITSTYSALFVNTMFGWPALPSYDMPNGGPAYPLSALGVRVRGQITPSLTALAGVFDGDPLGNNPNNKSGTNFNLHNGALFIGELQYAINQPADGEMVGAGGGGLPGTYKIGVWYNNGSFADLRYDNTGLSLANPASTGIAAKRRGDYSVYAVADQMIWRPNPDEARSLGVFARVMGAPGDRNLVSVAANLGIVLKAPFAGRDNDSAGLALTYIKVGSHAHELDQDNLAFSGGPYGVRTSETALEATYQYQVNPWWTLQADAQYTFNAGAGQNPSDPTQPLRNTFVIGVRTNITF, from the coding sequence ATGAAGTTCGCCCAGTCCAACGGATCCGCCGCTCACGCGCGCTCACTCCGGGATGCCGATCCGTACGGCCGCGCCGTACGCCGCTCTCGTCTGCCTTCAATGCGGCGCGCCGCCCTCTGCACCGCTTTCGCATGGGCCTCGCTGACAGCCGGCGCGGCCATGGCCGAAGCCAATCCCGATGCCGCGCCGGAAGCGCCGGAAGCCGACCTGAATATCCAGGCGACCCAAACGAGCCAGTGGACCGGTTTCTGGAATCGCCAGACCATGCTCGGCGACATGGGCGGTCTGCGCCCCTGGCTCGGCAAATACGGCGTGACATTCGCGCTGACCGAAACCAGCGAACTTCTCGGCAACGTGCGCGGCGGCCTCGATCGCGGCGTCGCCTACGACGGTCTGACGACGGCCACGGTACAGGTCGATACGCAAAAAGCCTTCGGCTTGCCGGGCGGCCAGTTCAACGTCAGCGCACTGCAAATCCACGGTCGCAATCTGAGTTCCGACAAGCTCGGCACGCTGAATACGGCGAGCGGTATCGAAGCGCAGGATACAACCCGTCTGTGGGAACTCTGGTATCAGCAGTCGTTCCTGAACAAGCGCGTCGACGTCAAGATCGGTCAGCAAAGTATCGACCAGGAATTCATCACCAGCACGTATTCGGCGCTGTTCGTCAATACGATGTTCGGCTGGCCCGCCCTGCCGTCCTACGACATGCCCAATGGCGGCCCGGCTTATCCGCTGTCGGCCCTCGGCGTGCGCGTGCGCGGTCAGATCACGCCTTCGTTGACGGCGCTCGCGGGCGTGTTCGACGGCGATCCGCTCGGCAACAATCCCAACAATAAGAGCGGCACCAACTTCAACCTGCATAACGGCGCGTTGTTCATCGGCGAATTGCAGTACGCCATCAACCAGCCGGCCGACGGCGAAATGGTCGGCGCGGGCGGCGGCGGTTTGCCGGGCACCTACAAGATCGGTGTCTGGTACAACAACGGCAGCTTCGCGGATCTGCGCTACGACAACACTGGTTTGTCGCTGGCGAATCCGGCAAGCACCGGCATCGCCGCGAAGCGCCGTGGCGACTACAGCGTCTACGCGGTAGCCGACCAGATGATCTGGCGTCCGAACCCGGACGAAGCGCGCAGCCTCGGCGTGTTCGCCCGTGTGATGGGCGCGCCGGGCGACCGCAACCTGGTGAGCGTCGCAGCCAACCTCGGCATCGTGCTGAAAGCGCCGTTCGCAGGCCGCGACAACGACAGCGCTGGCCTCGCGCTGACGTACATCAAGGTCGGCAGCCACGCACACGAACTCGATCAGGATAACCTGGCATTCAGCGGCGGCCCGTACGGCGTGCGCACCAGCGAAACCGCGCTCGAAGCGACCTACCAGTACCAGGTTAATCCGTGGTGGACGCTGCAAGCCGACGCGCAATACACGTTCAACGCCGGCGCCGGCCAGAATCCGAGCGATCCGACGCAGCCGCTGCGCAACACGTTCGTCATCGGCGTGCGGACCAACATCACGTTCTGA